The sequence TTCACTAGACTCTTCAGACTTCATTGCAGACTTCTTTTTGTCACTTTTCTTTAACCCTTTCTTattatctttttcatcttttccacCCTTTTTTGAAATCAATTCAGATTCAGGATCATCATCAGTTGACAATGCTTCCTTCTTGATATCCTTTTTCTTGTCATCTTTCTTTGaagctttcttatttttctttgaatctttacttttttttgacTCCAATTCAGACCCAGATTCTGCATCAGTAGACTCTGTGTCCTttgcattcttcttcttcttgctgCCTTTCTTTGTACCTTTTTTATCCTTCTTTGCATCTTTTGAATCTGAAGATTCAGCATCAGAGCTTTTCTTTGATTCTTTCTTTGAAGGCTTCTTTGAATTATTCTGTGAGTAATTCTTTAACCACATATCAAAATCCATAGATTCATCACCAGACTCCTCTAAATATAGCATTAAATTCATATTGGAATTATTTTTTGAGCAAGCCTCAGATTTGGCATTAGAATTGTTCTTTGAGCTCTTAGAATCCTTTTTTGTACATATGGGTTCAGTATCTGTATCCTTGGAATTTTTGAAAACTCTACTATTTTTTGGATGGATCATTAAGACTGTCTGAGAATCTTTGGATTTGGGATTTGTCCCAGATTTGTACTTTGACTTCTTAGATAGTTCACTTGCATGTGATGATTTTGATGGAGTTTTATCTTCTTTGTTTgctattttagattttttatcATTTCCTGTTTCCTTGGATTCTATAGTTGTCTCATGTGGGCAAgtatttttcttgtaatttttcttaaatgttatttttttattgtcatctTTCAATTTTTCAGGATGGGCTTTAAGAGTATAGGGATGTCTAAATGGAGCCTGTTGCCTGAGAGTGAAGTAATTGGATGGCCTTTggaaactttttcttaaaaaatgccaTTTCCATGTATGAGCTGGCTTATGGACTTCCTCCAATTTTCTTTTATCATATCTCTAAAAAGATTGGTTAGAATAACAAGAATTTTtgacaatgcaatatatagataatgtatcatagaattgtaaacttgaaacctatatgcttttattaaccaatgtcaccccaataaattttatttaaaatttttcatgaaattaaaaacaattatatattaaaaattgaaaataagtcTGGTTTCTTATTAACcatccatttaaaatttattttttccaatgtcctatatgtgtttatatgagactagaggcccagtgcatgaaaattcggggggtccctcagcctggcctgccccctcttacagtccgggtgccctcaggggcgggaagtgacccagcgatcagaaggtgatgccccatgacacctctgctgctgccactgcaggcagcaCAAGCCTCGCCCAGCCCTGGTAatctgagcctcgggtggccctgggcagctgggcagctgccatctgaggcttgcctgcacctcgggccggccctgggtggcagggaagccaccatctgaatcttgcctgcaccttggacaagccctgggcagctggggggctgagaggactgggggactctggagtcAGGTGCCCAccctgccgccctggcagggctgaggcgactgagtgctgccatcttgtggctgtgggcacctccatatTTGACGGCAGGGcactcaattagcatattccctccttattggctgtgggcactgtcatctttgagggtgtgacagtcaattagcatattccatccttattggctgtgggcgctgccattttgtgatggtgtgtgggtcaattagcatattccctctttaataGCTAGGGTAACTGTACTTTGCAAATAAAATTACTTTAGGAGAAATGTTATTCACATATTGATTTATATTGGGATTGAAGCAGACCAACAATGATCCATGATATTTCAGGGCCTGTATTTACAATTGATAGTGGGTTCATTTTGTACCCCAATATGGGAGAGACCTTTTGGAACATTTTGTGCACCTTTCACCCTCAAGTTAGTTAATAAATAAGCTTATGCCCATCAAGATTGCCATGCCAATTCTTGTGATAGCTGTAGGCTTCAGGCTAAGCCTCATTTCTACTCCTGCTTTCAAGGTCTCTGATCAGCTTAAAAGCCTATGAACCCTGCTGTGAAGTGTTGTCAAAAGCAAAGACATagaataaaacaaatgtttgaTTCACATTAATTTGTGTAGCAGTAGTGTAGTTTTTTTGCACTCCCACCCAACATTTGTCATAGTGGATTCATAGattaattttacatttacttCTTATATTCTTTCAACTATTCAGTAGAGTCATCACCAGTCAATGAACTTGTCATAAGGAGTTAAAGGAAgatgataaagaaaaaacatacatCACTACAGATAAATAGCTCTTGAATAAATGTATTGAATGTAATGATGCTTttggatatgtttttaaaacataatttgatAACAGAATGGGTTGACCTCTGAGAACGAGTCTTTCTTTTGGCTGCTGATAACTCCACTTTataaaagtaggaaaaaactTGATCCTCCAAGTATCTAGTATCCTTAGAGCCAGATTAAGGAAAAGCGAGAGGCTCTGAAACCTCATCAAGAGCAGCTCCTGTTCTGAGtttcaaattttttgtttttgcatctgGTAAAAATTTTCTGAGATATCCCACCATTTGCAGTATTTGATTATCTAGTTTGCCTGTCCTTTTATCTATATAATGCTGTTGAAATGGAGAatcacatataaataaaagtttgatCTGAAACAGATGAGGGAAACCTGATTTATGgagaatttatacattttaaaatatctgctaCCAATATTTAGTAAAATTCAAATTACATATGTTtatctatatttaaataatatattatcttagatttagttttaaaatacccTTTTCAGTACTTACAGGAACTGTGATTTGTAATTCTGAAGGTCTTAATCTCTTTTTTCTACCTGGCTGAGGTGGTTTGGGAAATGTCAAAGTGAAGCATTCTTGATTCCATAATTTTCTGCTTGATTCTCTGACTAACATAAGAGAagacaataaataatttacaattaGCAGGCATACTTTCATAAACACTGAGATACTCATgagtaagaaatatattgtttgatTAAACTAAGTTATAACTCAAAATATCCCTTTTCTTTCTGGAGTTTGTAGTTTTTTGAATATCAATTAGGGACTTCAATGAGATTTTCCAAAAAAAAGATTATGTCCCCATCTGTCATAACTatgtttaaaaatagcatttataatctaaacaataattaaatctattggggtgacaatggttaataagattatataggtttcaagtgtacaattttatgatatatcatctgtatattgcattgggTGTCGAACACATCATTTAATACTCAAATCTTCTATCACcacatataatttaattttctagattaaacccatttttacagatagatatttaaccctttgcactcacttgcttttttcttgattcctttattctactcgggatttaattttttaaataccccagattttacaaagcgcggcagtagaataaaaaactggagtttcttttcatacaaacttatttatttggaattttttatatttcaaattattgatacattcaaagagtataaaaagagctgctaccgatgctaaccgtgtcgagtcacactcgacatccgagtgcaaaggttaaataataatagtcaaaataatacaacaataggAATGGAAAATAGAGGAAGAGTCACTTTTTACTTTCAAACATCTTCATAATCTCCTCTATCTTGGTTTACTTCTTTTGTGTCCTTTTGGTTAGGTTGCAGACAATATGACTACTTGTATAGTCTCCATAATAGCTAACACAAGGCTGAACATAAAGTAAATAGTAAAAATCTCAATTGATTAGATCTAATCATTTATTTCAGCACTCCTCTGACCTCAGTGTTATTCCAAGACACAAGAAT comes from Eptesicus fuscus isolate TK198812 chromosome 1, DD_ASM_mEF_20220401, whole genome shotgun sequence and encodes:
- the CYLC1 gene encoding cylicin-1 encodes the protein MSLLRLQAVNIKPYDNSMPIRESSRKLWNQECFTLTFPKPPQPGRKKRLRPSELQITVPRYDKRKLEEVHKPAHTWKWHFLRKSFQRPSNYFTLRQQAPFRHPYTLKAHPEKLKDDNKKITFKKNYKKNTCPHETTIESKETGNDKKSKIANKEDKTPSKSSHASELSKKSKYKSGTNPKSKDSQTVLMIHPKNSRVFKNSKDTDTEPICTKKDSKSSKNNSNAKSEACSKNNSNMNLMLYLEESGDESMDFDMWLKNYSQNNSKKPSKKESKKSSDAESSDSKDAKKDKKGTKKGSKKKKNAKDTESTDAESGSELESKKSKDSKKNKKASKKDDKKKDIKKEALSTDDDPESELISKKGGKDEKDNKKGLKKSDKKKSAMKSEESSETESDWESKRDKKDSKKANRTSKKDSKRKDAMKNVDSTDVESDVSFKKDTKKPGISKSSDAESEESMYKAGSKKKGVYESDATSTDSKKEALERKSFKTSFRRTTFKGRGKITVTGRVPPSRESSLPSPCEPLQLSPKVKHLCRCKLDPPQPKTRYAPLPEAKWIHKLL